The sequence TAGCAAAGATTTTGAGCAGGCAAAAAAAGACATTTTCGAAATTGTTTTTGGCATAAAATAATCCCTTACTATAATGAGTACAAATATGAACCCTGAAGACGAAAAGAACTCTAACCTTGAAGAAATAATGGAAAACCCGCTAGCTATAGCTGAGCATGAGCGCGATCAGATGAAAGCCCTTGCACAAAGAACTCAAGCTGATTTTGTAAATTATAAGCGAAGAATGGAAGAAGAACGCCAATTAATCTCGCAAGTCTCAGCCGGGCGGGTGATAGTACGAATTTTATCTATAGTAGATGACCTAGGAAGGGCAATTGACCTTGTTCCTCAAGCAGATAACGGCGAATGGCTTGATGGGATTAATCTAATCCTACAAAACCTTGAATCATTAATAGCTGCGGAGGGTTTTGAAAAATTTGTTCCTCTGCCAGGTGAAGCTTTTGATCCAGGGAAACACGAAGCAATTCAC is a genomic window of Dehalococcoidia bacterium containing:
- a CDS encoding nucleotide exchange factor GrpE produces the protein MSTNMNPEDEKNSNLEEIMENPLAIAEHERDQMKALAQRTQADFVNYKRRMEEERQLISQVSAGRVIVRILSIVDDLGRAIDLVPQADNGEWLDGINLILQNLESLIAAEGFEKFVPLPGEAFDPGKHEAIHYLESKEQPHGCVINTFRAGYIAGERVLRPAQVIVANDSSK